From one Plantibacter flavus genomic stretch:
- a CDS encoding ABC transporter substrate-binding protein, with the protein MPLPLAHRRRLVAVAALSIAALGLSACSSSSASTPSDTATSATHVMEHAHGETSIPDAPKRVVVLEPVQLDTTVALGITPVGAAVLNETAGVPAYLGEEAADIPTVGTVAEPNVQLIAAAKPDLIIGTESRHSALYDQLSEIAPTVFMATQTDPWRDNVQFVAEALGDPDGADELLDAYDARCAEIAKEHDTAGKTAQLIRPRDGVLTLYGPTSFAGSTLECAGFTTPEHAWEDISLDLSPERVLEAKADQVFVTSVDPDDTSTLPASLTANSDAFPELHLVDQSFWITGVGPLGGMAVLDDLDRLLSDGS; encoded by the coding sequence GTGCCCCTCCCCCTCGCCCATCGTCGACGTCTCGTCGCCGTCGCCGCCCTCTCCATCGCCGCCCTCGGCCTCTCCGCCTGCAGCAGCTCGAGCGCCTCGACCCCCTCGGACACCGCGACGAGCGCGACCCACGTCATGGAGCACGCCCACGGCGAGACCAGCATCCCCGACGCACCCAAGCGGGTCGTCGTCCTCGAACCCGTGCAGCTCGACACGACCGTCGCGCTCGGCATCACCCCGGTGGGCGCAGCGGTGCTGAACGAGACCGCCGGCGTCCCCGCCTACCTCGGCGAGGAGGCCGCCGACATCCCCACCGTCGGGACCGTGGCGGAGCCGAACGTGCAGCTGATCGCCGCCGCGAAGCCCGACCTCATCATCGGCACCGAGTCACGGCACTCCGCCCTGTACGACCAGTTGTCCGAGATCGCGCCGACCGTGTTCATGGCGACGCAGACCGATCCCTGGCGCGACAACGTGCAGTTCGTCGCCGAGGCACTCGGTGACCCGGACGGCGCGGACGAACTCCTCGACGCCTACGACGCACGCTGCGCGGAGATCGCGAAGGAGCACGACACCGCCGGCAAGACGGCACAGCTGATCCGCCCGCGCGACGGCGTCCTCACGCTCTACGGCCCCACCTCCTTCGCCGGCAGCACCCTCGAATGCGCCGGGTTCACGACGCCCGAACACGCCTGGGAGGACATCTCCCTCGACCTCTCCCCCGAGCGCGTACTCGAGGCGAAGGCCGACCAGGTCTTCGTGACGAGCGTCGACCCCGACGACACCTCGACACTGCCGGCCTCCCTCACCGCGAACTCGGACGCCTTCCCCGAGCTGCACCTCGTCGACCAGTCCTTCTGGATCACCGGCGTCGGCCCCCTCGGCGGCATGGCCGTCCTCGACGACCTCGACCGGCTGCTCTCCGACGGGTCGTGA
- a CDS encoding FecCD family ABC transporter permease: MTKPTAILTARDTSVSGRAPQRHRLLVGLLAGVAALAVAVLLSLFVGANPIAPDDVRAALLGTGSDEADFVVWDQRVPRTVAALAVGAALGVAGALMQAFTRNPLADPGILGVNAGAGFAVAVGLAFLGVRAPGDIAWLACGGALVVTLVVYAIGSGGREQSSTARLTVTGVAFGAVLAGLTTGIAITHPDAFDRMRGWNAGSLLERDLGVVVPVLPFLAVGLVLAAASARSLNAIALGPDVARAQGVSVTRSRILVLAAVTLLAGGATAIAGPIAFVGLVVPHLVRWSVGSDQRRILGGSVLVGCVLVLCSDVVGRIAVLPGEMPVGLVTAFVGAPVLIALARRRTASGL, encoded by the coding sequence GTGACGAAGCCGACCGCGATCCTGACCGCCCGCGACACCTCGGTGAGCGGGCGGGCGCCGCAGCGACACCGTTTGCTCGTCGGACTGCTCGCGGGCGTCGCGGCGCTCGCGGTCGCCGTCCTCCTGTCGCTGTTCGTCGGCGCGAACCCGATCGCACCGGATGACGTCCGTGCCGCGCTCCTCGGCACGGGCTCGGACGAGGCGGACTTCGTCGTGTGGGATCAGCGGGTGCCGCGCACGGTCGCGGCGCTGGCCGTCGGCGCGGCCCTGGGCGTCGCTGGCGCGCTCATGCAGGCGTTCACCCGGAACCCGCTCGCCGACCCCGGCATCCTCGGGGTCAACGCCGGGGCAGGCTTCGCGGTCGCCGTCGGCCTGGCGTTCCTCGGCGTCCGGGCGCCGGGCGACATCGCCTGGCTCGCGTGCGGCGGGGCGCTCGTCGTCACCCTCGTCGTGTACGCGATCGGTTCGGGCGGGCGCGAGCAGTCCTCCACCGCTCGCCTCACCGTCACGGGTGTCGCCTTCGGCGCCGTGCTCGCCGGGCTGACGACGGGGATCGCGATCACGCACCCCGACGCGTTCGACCGGATGCGCGGCTGGAACGCCGGCAGCCTGCTCGAACGCGACCTCGGTGTCGTCGTGCCGGTCCTCCCCTTCCTCGCCGTGGGGCTCGTCCTGGCCGCGGCGAGCGCGCGGAGCCTCAACGCGATCGCCCTCGGCCCGGACGTCGCCAGAGCACAGGGCGTCAGCGTCACGCGCAGTCGCATCCTGGTGCTCGCCGCGGTGACGCTGCTCGCCGGCGGCGCCACCGCGATCGCCGGGCCGATCGCCTTCGTCGGCCTCGTCGTACCCCACCTCGTGCGCTGGTCGGTCGGCAGTGATCAGCGACGCATCCTCGGGGGTTCGGTCCTCGTCGGCTGCGTCCTCGTGCTGTGCTCCGACGTCGTCGGACGGATCGCGGTGCTCCCGGGCGAGATGCCCGTCGGGCTCGTGACCGCGTTCGTCGGGGCGCCCGTCCTCATCGCGCTCGCCCGACGCAGAACGGCCTCGGGCCTGTGA